From Chryseobacterium gallinarum, one genomic window encodes:
- a CDS encoding MFS transporter, producing the protein MKIDKRIIPLAIGGLGIGTTEFTVMGLLPDIAKTLQITIPQAGHLISAYAMGVVIGAPILIGYSVKFPPKKVLIAFMILFTLFNGLSAIAPNYTTMMIIRFMSGLPHGAFFGVGTVVASKMAGKGKEAFYISMMFTGLTVANLAMVPLVTYIGHTYHWRLYFAIVAVIGVLALLFLKLWLPAMESNQNTHFLEELKFLKNKQSWLVLAITAIGFGGLFTWLSYITPLMTVISGVPGSQMAYVMVLAGAGMVVGNLAGGIVSDKLGPEKTCVLLIFLMMIALGGVFFLSDHKNIAFVLTFMCGALSMSIAAPINIMMMKAAPKSEMMAAAFMQAGFNIANAMGAFLGGIPLEYGLPYNYPSLVGVGMTFIGFVISVRYMYLYGTGTPDEKEIQECVSCDQ; encoded by the coding sequence ATGAAGATTGATAAAAGAATAATACCACTGGCAATCGGTGGCTTAGGAATCGGAACGACGGAATTCACCGTAATGGGGTTACTACCTGATATAGCAAAAACATTACAGATTACCATTCCGCAGGCGGGGCATTTAATTTCTGCCTATGCGATGGGAGTGGTCATAGGAGCTCCTATACTTATCGGATATTCAGTGAAATTCCCACCTAAAAAAGTATTGATTGCATTTATGATTTTATTTACTTTATTTAACGGGCTTTCTGCAATTGCTCCTAATTACACCACAATGATGATCATCCGGTTTATGTCCGGGCTCCCTCACGGAGCGTTTTTCGGAGTAGGAACTGTGGTGGCCTCCAAAATGGCAGGAAAAGGGAAGGAAGCGTTTTATATATCCATGATGTTTACCGGTCTCACAGTAGCGAATCTGGCTATGGTCCCTTTGGTGACTTATATCGGACATACCTATCATTGGAGACTGTATTTTGCCATTGTAGCGGTGATTGGAGTTTTGGCTTTATTGTTCTTAAAATTATGGCTTCCGGCGATGGAATCTAACCAGAATACCCATTTCCTGGAAGAACTGAAATTTTTGAAAAATAAGCAATCCTGGCTGGTCCTTGCGATTACAGCAATCGGTTTCGGAGGACTTTTTACATGGTTAAGTTATATTACTCCCCTGATGACCGTCATTTCAGGAGTTCCGGGCAGTCAGATGGCGTATGTCATGGTTCTTGCCGGAGCAGGAATGGTTGTGGGTAATCTTGCAGGAGGTATTGTTTCGGATAAACTGGGGCCGGAGAAAACATGTGTTCTCCTGATTTTCCTGATGATGATTGCTTTAGGCGGTGTATTTTTTCTTTCCGACCATAAGAATATTGCTTTTGTATTAACGTTTATGTGCGGGGCATTATCAATGTCTATTGCAGCACCCATCAATATTATGATGATGAAAGCAGCACCCAAAAGTGAAATGATGGCGGCTGCTTTTATGCAAGCCGGCTTTAATATTGCTAATGCTATGGGCGCCTTTCTGGGGGGAATTCCTTTAGAATACGGATTACCTTACAATTATCCTTCATTAGTAGGAGTAGGAATGACCTTTATAGGATTTGTAATCAGTGTGAGATATATGTATTTGTATGGAACAGGCACTCCGGATGAAAAGGAAATACAGGAATGTGTTTCATGTGATCAATAA
- a CDS encoding SpoIIAA family protein, which produces MITIIPEAPENVAAFNATGEVTREDFEKLVIPRVKEKVDQFGELNYLLYLDTDLDKFTIGAWLQDALLGLKNLTNWNRTAIVTDKEGVQDFTDIFSVLMPGEFKSFPKENLYNALYWCKNGNEVEA; this is translated from the coding sequence ATGATAACAATTATTCCAGAAGCTCCGGAAAATGTTGCAGCATTCAATGCAACGGGAGAAGTAACGAGAGAAGATTTTGAAAAACTGGTAATTCCGCGTGTCAAAGAGAAAGTAGACCAATTTGGTGAGCTGAATTACTTATTGTATTTGGATACTGATCTGGATAAATTCACCATAGGTGCATGGCTTCAAGATGCTCTTTTAGGTCTAAAGAACCTGACAAACTGGAATCGTACAGCCATTGTCACAGATAAAGAAGGTGTGCAGGATTTCACAGATATCTTCAGTGTCCTGATGCCGGGAGAGTTCAAATCCTTTCCTAAAGAAAATTTATACAATGCCCTATACTGGTGTAAGAATGGGAATGAGGTAGAGGCATAG
- the lipA gene encoding lipoyl synthase, translated as MENSVQDTTVQKPKWIRVKLPTGKNYRELRTLVDKYKLNTICQSGSCPNMGECWGEGTATFMILGNICTRSCGFCGVKTGKPLDVNWDEPEKVARSIKLMKIKHAVLTSVDRDDLKDMGSILWGETVNAVRRISPGTTMETLIPDFQGITKHLDRLVEVAPEVISHNMETVKRLTREVRIQAKYERSLEVLRYLKEAGQRRTKTGVMLGLGETRDEVFQTIEDIRNANVDVITLGQYLQPTKKHLPVKKFITPEEFDEFGDFARSLGFRHVESSPLVRSSYHAEKHIH; from the coding sequence ATGGAAAATTCAGTTCAAGACACTACCGTTCAAAAACCAAAATGGATCCGAGTAAAACTTCCTACCGGAAAGAATTACAGAGAGCTGAGAACCTTGGTTGACAAATATAAATTAAATACCATTTGCCAAAGCGGAAGCTGCCCGAATATGGGAGAATGCTGGGGTGAAGGTACGGCTACCTTTATGATTTTGGGAAATATCTGTACCCGAAGCTGTGGATTCTGTGGCGTGAAAACCGGAAAACCACTTGACGTAAATTGGGATGAACCTGAAAAAGTAGCCCGCTCCATCAAATTAATGAAGATCAAGCATGCAGTTCTTACCTCTGTAGACCGCGATGATCTGAAAGATATGGGATCTATTCTCTGGGGAGAAACTGTGAATGCCGTAAGGAGAATCTCACCCGGAACTACTATGGAAACACTAATTCCGGATTTTCAGGGAATTACCAAACATCTTGACAGGCTGGTAGAAGTAGCACCGGAGGTAATCTCCCATAATATGGAAACGGTAAAACGTTTGACCAGAGAAGTAAGAATTCAGGCAAAATACGAAAGAAGCCTTGAAGTACTGAGATATTTAAAAGAAGCTGGGCAGAGAAGAACAAAGACAGGAGTAATGCTTGGTCTCGGGGAAACCAGAGATGAGGTTTTCCAGACAATTGAAGATATCAGAAATGCCAATGTGGATGTTATTACCCTTGGGCAATACCTGCAACCTACCAAAAAGCATCTTCCTGTGAAAAAATTCATTACGCCGGAAGAATTTGATGAGTTTGGAGACTTTGCAAGAAGTCTGGGCTTCAGACATGTGGAAAGCTCACCTCTTGTGAGAAGTTCGTACCACGCAGAAAAACATATTCACTAA
- a CDS encoding AraC family transcriptional regulator: protein MKIQKEIIEFEKGKSFKIFSPSLKNCFFWHYHPEIELVYVEALNGIRHVGKDISGFTESDLLLIGSNVPHLNFDYGIQTECKQLVLQMRENFLQDIILPVPEFENIKRLLEKSYLGLSFFGETKHIVIEKLALIKEKNSFESLVGLIEILQILADSSEVKELNQEDTRVKWFLNDKIRMGTIYDYIHENYDKKPDVNEIAKIVSLSTPAFCRYFKKQTNMTFTDFVNNYRINQAKIFLLKDYSVTEVCFQVGFESLSYFNKLFKQHTGETPSEFKKKHFKAIEINGRIGFITRESSCNR, encoded by the coding sequence ATGAAAATCCAGAAAGAAATTATTGAGTTTGAAAAAGGGAAATCTTTCAAGATTTTTTCGCCTTCTTTAAAAAACTGCTTTTTCTGGCATTATCATCCTGAAATAGAACTGGTCTATGTGGAAGCTTTAAATGGGATCCGCCATGTAGGGAAAGATATTTCCGGCTTTACGGAAAGTGACCTGCTGCTTATTGGTTCCAACGTTCCCCATCTTAATTTCGATTACGGTATACAAACTGAATGCAAGCAACTGGTATTACAAATGCGGGAAAATTTTCTCCAGGATATCATTCTTCCTGTACCCGAATTTGAAAATATTAAACGGCTTTTGGAAAAATCTTATTTGGGTCTCTCATTTTTTGGAGAAACCAAGCATATTGTAATCGAAAAACTTGCCCTCATTAAAGAAAAAAATTCTTTTGAATCCCTGGTAGGGCTGATTGAAATTTTACAGATTCTCGCAGATTCTTCCGAGGTAAAGGAACTTAACCAGGAAGACACAAGGGTTAAGTGGTTCCTGAACGATAAGATCAGAATGGGTACTATCTATGATTACATTCATGAGAACTATGATAAAAAACCGGACGTTAATGAAATTGCAAAAATAGTGAGCTTAAGTACTCCTGCTTTTTGCCGGTATTTTAAGAAACAAACCAATATGACTTTCACAGATTTTGTGAATAATTACAGGATTAATCAGGCTAAGATATTTCTGCTGAAGGATTATTCCGTTACAGAAGTTTGTTTCCAGGTCGGGTTTGAAAGTCTTTCTTATTTTAATAAGCTTTTCAAACAACATACAGGAGAAACGCCTTCAGAATTTAAGAAAAAGCATTTTAAAGCCATTGAGATTAACGGACGGATAGGATTTATCACCCGTGAATCTTCCTGTAACCGGTAA